The Vicia villosa cultivar HV-30 ecotype Madison, WI unplaced genomic scaffold, Vvil1.0 ctg.000077F_1_1, whole genome shotgun sequence genome segment cttattggaaacgttttgttcccgGATAGCACGGGTAACACGgttaactttatgtatcttcgtttgcTAATGGATTTTAGTAGAGTAGGTCTGTACAGCTGGGGGTCTGCGGTACTGGCTACCTTGTACCAGTCACTATGCAAAAACGCGGTTGCTGAGTcctgcacattctatggatgcgccctgttggtgcaggtgtgggggtggtggaggatgcccatactggccccggttaacaaCGGAAGTTGGGACTTTCCGTATGCCTTGAGGTAATTTTTTACTATACCATTTTCTCCTTACACATTCTactccattctaactaaatcattatttttttgttgtagatattgtgtgaaaaaaatggacttcacacgtaatccgcggtcaaatatcacaatgtaccgctcgctaattgatcaccttggaccccatcaagtattatctctaattcttttcttcttttttataagtattttccttaaaaaaattTTCCCGAAGTAATGTATAAATCTCATGCATCcagttcatatggcgaccgtatctcgagtgtgagtatgagcctagagctcaggatgcagaaatCTGGACGACAAAATGCTGCTTAATCCGGTACAACATAatagaaatgcatcaaagtgaccgggTGATGCTTCAATTTGGGATGCGTCAACGGATACCCGACCCTCctgttgacttgggagtgtggcacctaaaaagagtgaaccatcaatggacacaccaaaactggaaggattttgcacccgatcatcgccagatgtggaagaaccgtcgccagtatgtcctaaacttccccgttagtgaccatgaaatgaaaccttctcctgagtacatgagttggtatcgtacagccACAACCCTAACCTGTTTCTTGCAGCTCCATTCTATTTGAATGATCCCCGTGCACAGAACTacatcttgccacaacaacaacaaccggaagaagaaccacaacaacaacaacaagaacaacaacaactccggcAACAACAACGACTTCAGCAGCGACAACAACAAAGCCTGCAACACCGCCAACAACAACTCCTACAacagcaacgacaacaacaactccaggaacaacaacaaatccagcaacaacaacaaaatattttcagtaCTCCATCCCGTTCCGCACGCAACATCCGCCAATCAAATATGTTCCAATCCCAATCTCAACCATTACAAGGGTATGAAGACCGCCATCCTTCCTcggaccaatatcagacccaCTCACAACCATTCGGATTTGCAACATTTGTTGGGTCCTCAAGGGGATTCGGCCAAAACCTAACTCCCGGTTCAtctagccttcatcttagtcccgacgatggtcctcatggtgaatcctctCACCGTGGCGCCCCCTCCGGCTACGCAACACCTACAAACCAATTCGGCTTTAaccaaggtagttctagtgctgcgGGATGCTATGAACCGGAGGTCTTTTCCCACCCCACTCCACCACCACGAATAAACACATTTGAGGGAATGGGTagccgactttacaacagcggttttccggataattatgggggcgtcaacgaattcatagacagcgatccacgcgacatcccagtaccagcccccgtgacacaaacccaacaagaagcacaaaggggcaggggtaggggtagagctagggaaagaggcggtgtcaatattcgcggcggaatcaacgatcgcggtaaacgtGTCATTACAAGACCAGGttgcggaacggatggctatcttggtgatggacgtcattgatcatgttgttgtatttttcattaatctttggtatcgtttctgaaattaattgtaaccgatgtttagtttttaaattatattgtaatcgatgtttagttcttaaattatattgtaatcgatgttaCAATTTTGATTTTCGTTTTCTGCATTACATTTATAAggcgaaaaaaatattttacaaatttatttctgtaaatatcataacaaataaaataaaaaaaaaatttaagtttaatatattcaactaaaatgaattaaaaaaaaatgaaaaaaaaaattaaaaaaaaagcccTAGAACtaaggcgccaaatggtttggcttctagggcaaaaaccctagacttatgcgccattccatttggcgcaaacatATTGGATTTTAGGGCatgccaattcatttggcgcatgcacccaaaatttacACTTatacgccatttcatttggcgcattcagtATTCTGAtatcccaaacctagacactttggtaaataccccgaaaacatggtttttttcgtattttttttatcaaacctggttatttaaatttttttttcaaatattgacatatttcataaaagaaataattattaTGTTGATAAACTTACCAATGCATATTACAAGTATATACATAAAGAGTAATGCTATTCATACACCCAATtgttacaccaatacttacacccaacagtactttacagtagtcatcaaaatttggttaatgcagtgtaaacatttggttaatgcagtaatgaagttggttaatgcaacatccaggtattaaaataattttcagcagtcaccaaacttggttaatgcaatgtaaaaccttggttaatgcagtaacaaagttggttaatgccacatccaggtattaaaaatattttttagcagccatcaaacttggttaatgcagtgtaaaaatttggttaatgcagtaatgaagttggttaatgcacgtccatgtattaaaaataaacgtATGTACAAGAATAATATTCGTCCGTACATAAATAGtattcgtccgtacatgaacagtaccatCCATACGTGAACAATACCGTCCGTACATACAGTATAGGTGTAAGGtttggtgtaagaataacatttctGATACATAAATACACATAGGGACTCAATAGAGTAAATACGAACTTGCTAACTTAtgaattttgttaatttttttgttttgaagcTTTAAAATTGGAGGAACTAATActttccaaaaaaataaataaattggatTAACTAATTTTgtctatttaattttaaatcaaatattaaatcaagcatgtttaaaaaacaaaaatcaatcaAGCACGAGTGCGGGCTCTTCGAGATCTTTCTCAAGGGTTTTCATCAAAAACCAACTACAAAACTCCACAACCGTTAGATCAAACAACACAAAACCCCATCAAACGGACCCTCCTTTCCCACCAATTTCATTTTCTCTTCAACCCCCAACCCAAACATCGCGCATTCTCCAATCGCTACTCGCCCCTTATCTCTCCCTTTCATTCTTCTACCCTCCCTTCCCATGGCCACCGTCCTCCGAACTCCCACATTTCGGACATCGCCAACGCTACTCACCACCGCCTCCGCTTCTTCCAATTATCCCAAAACCTCTAGGGTTTCCCTCACATCCTCCAGGAGGAGGCTGTCGCCACTTAAATCCCTCCGGTTGAATACAATTCCCTCCACGCGGTTTGTGAAGTTAGTACCGTTTGCGTTTGACGGAGAGACCGAGGCTCCTCAAGTTCAAGACCCGCCTGAGGTTCAGGTTCCGGTGagtcttctttttcttatttcaaatatttttttgttcTATTAATTGCTCATTAAGTAGTGAATTATAGGTTGCAGAACCGTAAGGCGACAATTGCTGTTGCAGAAACCCTAAAACTTTTGCTTGGTGGCCTCAATTGCGGTCTTTTTGCAGTTGAAGAGCACAATTTTTAACTATGCTTTTCAATTTGTTTTGTCtattatttttactattgtttgtACAAAACCCTGAAAACAAGAAACAAATTGAATACCCGGGATATTGTTGTAGTATAAACTGAAAACAGaaaatcatcataaaaaaggCATTTGTATTATTTCACAGACAAAATGTATTTATTTGTTTGGTTTATCTTTTACAGTTTACTAATTGTTTTTGTTGTATTGGCTATCACGTTCTCTAAGGGGTCTGAGAGCAATGCAaggtttgaatttttgaattggaTGCACAACACAAGTGTTGAGATCGAGTTTAGGTAGGGTTGCTAACTAGCTATGAAGTACCGAAACCCCGAATAAGACCCGACACTGACATGGCGACactggtaataatttgaaaaaataataaattaaacgtaaaCACAAGTGTCGGTGCAGGTGTCTGACACGGACACACATTTTTTCAGTGGTATTGGTGCTACATAGCTATCTAGTAACTGCTTCCAAACAGTAGAGAGGGATTGGTTGGAGAAAGAGTCTAACAGTCAATGACTGGTTCCTATGGTCTAACGGTCTTGTAGTGAAGACAATTCACCTTTTATAGTGAAAGTTTTAGATCTTTCAGACTCCATAACCCTTCAATGTAGTGCATGCTTGTTTTTTGGAGAAACAATTTTTGGTTTTAGACTGAAACTTGTTGCCAAAATCATTAAgaagaattaaaattcaaattgatTTCTGTTTACATGATTTATGCTCCAATATTATGACAAAACTTTATGAcgttgtttgatttattttatctaACTGTCTCTTGTCTCAGTTAGTGGGAAAAGGCTTTGATagttgatcttttcttgttgtaATTGTTTTTTGGGTAATACTaacttgtgccccaagggcacaagttaagaGCTAGATATAGAAAAAATTACTTGGAAATTGTATATTTCTttcattaaaaatttataattaatgtttttgattattttttttcaatacaaACTTTTCATTTATGGGTTTTTTAACATGTGCCCctagggcacaagttagcattacccttgTTTTTTTATAAAGTCTTCTCAGGATgctgcaaaataaaaataaaaatagaaggcatgaatatatgattatttcTTACAATAATAAGCTAATTCAAAGATGCATACAAACTCCTGGAAAttctaaattataattattaaattaaactaCAACGTCTTATGCTCATATAAAAAGGAATCAACTTACAAGGAAACAACTTCTGAACAGTAATTCCCAGCCACCAATGATTATATTCCTTTTAACTGGTCCTATATTAGCTACTCTCCATTAGTTAACTTGAACTCTATTTTGACAAACTTCAAGGAAAGTATTATGATCGATTAGTTCCTTCTTGGTGTTAAATTTCTGATACACCAATTCAACAGGATTCTTCAGTTGGTGCGGAGGATAGTACAGTTGATGAGGAGCTCAGCGATGCTGGTGAAACACCTGCTTTAACTTTGACAGCATTACTACAATTTTACAAAGAAGCATTAGCTAATAATGATGAAGCCAAAATTGCCGAGTTGGAAACCTCATTTAAATCCATCGATGATGAGATAGTAGCTCTCGAAGCGAAAGTGGATTCTTTATCTGAAGAACTATCAATAGAAAAAGATCGTAAACTAAGGATTGGTGCAGACTTTGACAATTATCGTAAGAGGACCGAGAGAGATCGCCTTTCACTTGTCACAAATGCTCAGGGGGAAGTTGTAGAGACTTTGTTGCCTGTATTGGATAATTTTGAGAGAGCCAAAGCTCAGATTAAGGTGGAGACAGAGGGAGAGGAGAAAGTAAACAACAGCTATCAGAGCATATATAAGCAGTTCATTGAAATTCTGAACTCACTTGGAGTTGAACCAGTGGAGACAGTTGGAAGTCCCTTTGATCCAATGGTAAGTTAGTCAGCAATTTCAATTTATAGTTGAATTCCAATAAATCCTCTTTCTAGTTAGAGAAAATCTCATTATCATACAGGTGAAATGATTTATCCACAAATGAAGCTGATAACTTCTTTTTTTAAAGGCAGTATAGCACCTAACAGTTTATATTTACACTCTCAGTAGATATATCTCTGTTGTATGCCTGCATAACTTTTAAGTTTCAATACTGTAGGTGGACACTTTTTTTGGTGGGTTGTTGGTAGACATTTTACATTTACATTAAAGTTCATTTTTGCTTCTGAGTATGATGTAACCTTTGAATTCTTGCAATATTGGTTTGAGGTTTTAAGTAtttttccccttctccaaaaaatttCTTAACTTTGTTTTCTATATCTTGGCCCACGTCATCCTTTGTTGATATTTATGGCATAATGCTGTCATCTATGATTTATGCAGGGGCGCAAACGAGTTGGCTCGAAATTCAATCGTGTGCTTGATGAATTTTTTCAAACACTGTATAAAGTTTCTTCAGGTTTCCTGAAGACCTGGATACCTTTTTAACTCTTAAGCAATTCTGGATTGTTTCGAGCCAACTTGGTGAGTTTAAGAATGTGTCAGAGTCAAGAAAGAGTAGGCTTTGTATCAAAATGTGTATTAAAATATCAACACATATTTTTTAGTTAGAGTTATTCCGTTTGATGCTTGTAAGATTATTTGACTCAAACATTTTTGTCTCAGCCTCTGCCTCAAATGAAACATGTCGTGCTTGGTctattttatcaatatttttagaAAGTTTCTAATGGTATAGAAAATTGAtagtcttgagttttttttcctGATAAACTATGTTTTCACTTTACTTGTAAAAGCTACATGAAGCAATTATGCGCGAGGATTCTGATGAATTTGAAGATGGCATTATAATTCAAGAATTCAGAAAGGGTTTTAAACTTGGTGACCGCCTCTTACGTCCATCAATGGTGAAGGTATCAGCTGGTCCAGGACCTGCAAAGCCGGAACAAGAAGAAGTACCTGTGGAAGAACAAGTCACAAATGGAATTTCTGAAGAGAATGATGTCAATGCAAAAACAGAGTCTGCTTGAAAGGATAAATCTTTGCCTGGATTCATTTTTGTACAAGTATATCAGTTTAATCTCCAAGAATTTAATGATGGGTGTTACAGTTGCTCAAGAGATATTCATGTCAGGGAACTTAGTATTATGAGATTTTGAATTATGATTTCAGATTTTTATGTCCTTGCATGGTTTTGGTAGAGATGACTAAATTTTCAGAGGTACTATGTTTCTGAAAGGACCCCAAGTAAGTTGCAATGAATCAAGTGTTTGGCACCTGGAGTTGGGAGAATAGCGTGAGCTTTTAAATTAAGGTTTTATAATGACACTATTTCTTCATCTTATTGCACATTTATGTATTATTTAGCTAAGCTAGAATCAATTCTAGTTAATGTATCCCTTTTAAATTAAAGTTTTATAATTACTTTTAAAGATTATTTATGGAAAAATCGTGTCCATTTCTAAACCTGATATATGTTTAGTTTACTTCTACTTAGACCAAGCTATATCCTTctcaaatttatatataaatcttTAACGTCTCTTATGTTTCCTCTCTCGTCTCTACTGTATAAGCATGCACCTTAATGTTGGCTCTTGAATGTAAGTTGCAAGGCATGGCTTAAAGTTGACTATATGGTACAGTCCTATAATTGCTAAAGAAATAGTGTTGCTCCAACATGCATTCTCACGATAGGGGTTACTCTTCTTAGGATTGTTCTCGCACCAAATCTCTTGAATTTAAAAAGGCACTTTTGGACATTTATAAATGAGTCATATCCTCATTTTTGacaaaaattaatacgaaaatgtGTCTTTGTATAATTTACGGAAGTGCATATTGATACGGGATTTTAATAAAAAACGCGTTAAACTCTCACCCTCCCTCATTTTCAGCAAACCCTCAAACTCTCTCAAATCACTTTCAAGTTTTTATTATCAACATCCAATCAATCAACATTCATCCAATCAATCAACATTCATTCAATTGAAGTCTCAACGTCAACTACATATTTGGTAAGTCTTTGAATTCAATTTTTCCGCATTCGATTTTTTATACATGCATTTAGAAATAGGAATAATATGTTGCGCAAATACATCGATATATAGGTTGTTATAGTCATTGTTAGGTAGTGTACTGCATTTTGTGCATTTTTGGTACtgtgtttatgctatttttttgtttttctgaattACAGGTTAATATGGAAGTATTTTCATATTTGTTaagaatttgattttcaaagaatagGAAATtgcatttttgtattttatctgTCTgcattgtttgttttgattttcaaTCACTCATATGggtttgattttttttctgttttctATTGCCTGTCTGGTTTGATTATAGGTAACATGGCTGATAATAAAAATCGATTGATGTCCAACAGACAGTCACAACATGCACCCGTTTGCTTGAAAAGACTCCAACCCACACAACTAGCAGTCGTTTCTAGTTCATTTGATGCATATGTGTCAACTTATGGAGTTCAGACATCTTCAACTTCGTCTTTCCGGAGGTAGGTATCACTTGCCGCTGCCCCGGAGGCTCCACCTGTCTAGGTTGATGCATATGCTGTGCAACCATTCTTGAGGAATTTGGAGGCGGTCCGTATGACACATCACTGTTGCCTTTGTATTACACATCATatcattatataaatttattattatggtATAGTTATAATACATGGTCTATTACATCAGTGTATTTTTAAAAAAGTGTCAAATTTACCACTACAAAGTGATTACAGAAGTGTATATCCATATTTTTTACGAAGATACATTTCTAGATTAAACTATGGCAAAATTAGAGTGTGATTCAGTTACTAATGGATGTGCATATGGAGTTATTCTGGAGATATATTTTCGGATTAAACTATGACAAAATGAGGGTGTGACTTAGTTACAAACAGATGTGTGATATTTTAGATATGTATCTTCGAACTAAATTATAGCAAAAATGAAGGTGGTGTTGAGTTATGAATTGGTTTgataaatcaataattttttttaaaacttatttaaTATTGTTCAAATTGTTTTCACGACCAACCTCTTAGAAGATATAAAATCAACCAACTTTAGAATAGTAACCTATATCATATTTTTGAAACCCACTAAAAATTTTCAACAACCTTACTTAAACCTACTTCAGATTATAACCATTTTcccaaaatttgattttgacaGACAATTTAATCATCCATTTACTCTCAACTTCATTTTTCAtctcaaatataaataaatgtaacTTTAAATCTTTTTTCGTCGTTTTTTTTATGTACTCTCTAAAATAACAGtgcaaaaatatttcaaaatgataCTTTTGAATGATGAAAATAAGTTTCGGAAGGGTCCATTTGATAAAGTTAATTTTTGATTTCATTTTATGACATGGTTTCAGTTACGATAGAACTGGATGCCAAACCAGGGCTCTATGAATCTGTTGTTGCTAAACTATATGTTTAGGAATAATGTTTCTAAACTAAATGTTTGAGGAACTAGATGTTACCAAGTCAATGGTTGAGAAGATTGATGTTAGGGaatattttatgagtgaaaagaAATTTATTTCACGAGATGATTTGTTGGACTAGATTCATTGTGAAGCTATCGAT includes the following:
- the LOC131623676 gene encoding uncharacterized protein LOC131623676 isoform X2; the protein is MATVLRTPTFRTSPTLLTTASASSNYPKTSRVSLTSSRRRLSPLKSLRLNTIPSTRFVKLVPFAFDGETEAPQVQDPPEVQVPDSSVGAEDSTVDEELSDAGETPALTLTALLQFYKEALANNDEAKIAELETSFKSIDDEIVALEAKVDSLSEELSIEKDRKLRIGADFDNYRKRTERDRLSLVTNAQGEVVETLLPVLDNFERAKAQIKVETEGEEKVNNSYQSIYKQFIEILNSLGVEPVETVGSPFDPMGRKRVGSKFNRVLDEFFQTLYKVSSGFLKTWIPF
- the LOC131623676 gene encoding uncharacterized protein LOC131623676 isoform X1, producing the protein MATVLRTPTFRTSPTLLTTASASSNYPKTSRVSLTSSRRRLSPLKSLRLNTIPSTRFVKLVPFAFDGETEAPQVQDPPEVQVPDSSVGAEDSTVDEELSDAGETPALTLTALLQFYKEALANNDEAKIAELETSFKSIDDEIVALEAKVDSLSEELSIEKDRKLRIGADFDNYRKRTERDRLSLVTNAQGEVVETLLPVLDNFERAKAQIKVETEGEEKVNNSYQSIYKQFIEILNSLGVEPVETVGSPFDPMLHEAIMREDSDEFEDGIIIQEFRKGFKLGDRLLRPSMVKVSAGPGPAKPEQEEVPVEEQVTNGISEENDVNAKTESA